A stretch of Stegostoma tigrinum isolate sSteTig4 chromosome 23, sSteTig4.hap1, whole genome shotgun sequence DNA encodes these proteins:
- the crym gene encoding ketimine reductase mu-crystallin isoform X3, protein MPAYSAKDDALVTKLVRFYQTNSSDTTSHHATVLLFDPSNGILKAVMDGAVITEKRTAAVSAIATKYLKPKNLDVLCILGAGSVAVSHYEIFTKMFPFKQVRVWSRTRERVEKFAKTVGGPVTICASAKEAALDADVVITVTMATEPILFGEWVKPGAHVNAVGACRPDWRELDDGLMKNAVLYVDSREGAMRESGDVILSGAEIFAELGEVVKGTKPAVCDRTTVFKSLGMAIEDTVTAKLVYDCWEVKNKQKS, encoded by the exons ATGCCAGCATACAGTGCAAAGGATGATGCCTTGGTAACAAAACTTGTCAGATTTTATCAAACTAACAGCTCTGACACCACTTCTCATCATGCAACAGTGCTGCTGTTTGACCCAAGCAATGGCATCTTAAAGGCA GTGATGGATGGAGCAGTGATCACCGAAAAGCGAACTGCTGCAGTTTCTGCGATAGCAACCAAG TATCTCAAGCCTAAGAACCTGGATGTATTATGTATCCTGGGAGCTGGATCGGTGGCTGTCAGTCACTATGAAATCTTCACCAAAATGTTTCCTTTCAAGCAG GTAAGGGTGTGGAGCCGAACTCGAGAACGGGTTGAAAAGTTTGCGAAAACAGTTGGGGGACCAGTGACAATTTGTGCCTCAGCAAAAGAAGCTGCTCTCGATGCTGATGTGGTGATAACAGTCACCATGGCAACAGAGCCCATTCTGTTTGGAGAATGGGTAAAACCTGGAGCCCACGTTAATG CTGTTGGAGCTTGTCGACCAGACTGGCGAGAGCTGGATGATGGACTAATGAAGAATGCTGTCTTGTATGTGGATAGCAGAGAAGGAGCCATGAGGGAGTCAGGAGATGTCATCCTTTCGGGC GCTGAAATCTTTGCAGAACTGGGAGAAGTGGTGAAAGGAACCAAACCTGCTGTGTGTGACAGGACCACAGTTTTCAAATCATTGG GTATGGCCATTGAAGACACAGTCACCGCCAAACTGGTTTATGATTGTTGGGaagttaaaaacaaacagaaatccTAA
- the crym gene encoding ketimine reductase mu-crystallin isoform X1, giving the protein MTDKLTYISSREVEELLQDSELLPGLERALVNFSSEGGGVEQPVRSTVPVAKYNGFLGVMPAYSAKDDALVTKLVRFYQTNSSDTTSHHATVLLFDPSNGILKAVMDGAVITEKRTAAVSAIATKYLKPKNLDVLCILGAGSVAVSHYEIFTKMFPFKQVRVWSRTRERVEKFAKTVGGPVTICASAKEAALDADVVITVTMATEPILFGEWVKPGAHVNAVGACRPDWRELDDGLMKNAVLYVDSREGAMRESGDVILSGAEIFAELGEVVKGTKPAVCDRTTVFKSLGMAIEDTVTAKLVYDCWEVKNKQKS; this is encoded by the exons ATGACCGACAAACTGACCTACATCAGTTCGAGGGAGGTTGAAGAGCTCCTTCAAGACTCGGAGCTGCTCCCGGGGCTGGAGAGAGCTCTGGTCAATTTCTCGAGTGAAGGCGGCGGAGTGGAACAGCCAGTCCGGAGCACGGTGCCTGTGGCCAAGTACAACGG TTTTTTAGGAGTGATGCCAGCATACAGTGCAAAGGATGATGCCTTGGTAACAAAACTTGTCAGATTTTATCAAACTAACAGCTCTGACACCACTTCTCATCATGCAACAGTGCTGCTGTTTGACCCAAGCAATGGCATCTTAAAGGCA GTGATGGATGGAGCAGTGATCACCGAAAAGCGAACTGCTGCAGTTTCTGCGATAGCAACCAAG TATCTCAAGCCTAAGAACCTGGATGTATTATGTATCCTGGGAGCTGGATCGGTGGCTGTCAGTCACTATGAAATCTTCACCAAAATGTTTCCTTTCAAGCAG GTAAGGGTGTGGAGCCGAACTCGAGAACGGGTTGAAAAGTTTGCGAAAACAGTTGGGGGACCAGTGACAATTTGTGCCTCAGCAAAAGAAGCTGCTCTCGATGCTGATGTGGTGATAACAGTCACCATGGCAACAGAGCCCATTCTGTTTGGAGAATGGGTAAAACCTGGAGCCCACGTTAATG CTGTTGGAGCTTGTCGACCAGACTGGCGAGAGCTGGATGATGGACTAATGAAGAATGCTGTCTTGTATGTGGATAGCAGAGAAGGAGCCATGAGGGAGTCAGGAGATGTCATCCTTTCGGGC GCTGAAATCTTTGCAGAACTGGGAGAAGTGGTGAAAGGAACCAAACCTGCTGTGTGTGACAGGACCACAGTTTTCAAATCATTGG GTATGGCCATTGAAGACACAGTCACCGCCAAACTGGTTTATGATTGTTGGGaagttaaaaacaaacagaaatccTAA
- the crym gene encoding ketimine reductase mu-crystallin isoform X2 has product MLGHSSGGSFLGVMPAYSAKDDALVTKLVRFYQTNSSDTTSHHATVLLFDPSNGILKAVMDGAVITEKRTAAVSAIATKYLKPKNLDVLCILGAGSVAVSHYEIFTKMFPFKQVRVWSRTRERVEKFAKTVGGPVTICASAKEAALDADVVITVTMATEPILFGEWVKPGAHVNAVGACRPDWRELDDGLMKNAVLYVDSREGAMRESGDVILSGAEIFAELGEVVKGTKPAVCDRTTVFKSLGMAIEDTVTAKLVYDCWEVKNKQKS; this is encoded by the exons atgctgggACACTCGTCTGGAggaag TTTTTTAGGAGTGATGCCAGCATACAGTGCAAAGGATGATGCCTTGGTAACAAAACTTGTCAGATTTTATCAAACTAACAGCTCTGACACCACTTCTCATCATGCAACAGTGCTGCTGTTTGACCCAAGCAATGGCATCTTAAAGGCA GTGATGGATGGAGCAGTGATCACCGAAAAGCGAACTGCTGCAGTTTCTGCGATAGCAACCAAG TATCTCAAGCCTAAGAACCTGGATGTATTATGTATCCTGGGAGCTGGATCGGTGGCTGTCAGTCACTATGAAATCTTCACCAAAATGTTTCCTTTCAAGCAG GTAAGGGTGTGGAGCCGAACTCGAGAACGGGTTGAAAAGTTTGCGAAAACAGTTGGGGGACCAGTGACAATTTGTGCCTCAGCAAAAGAAGCTGCTCTCGATGCTGATGTGGTGATAACAGTCACCATGGCAACAGAGCCCATTCTGTTTGGAGAATGGGTAAAACCTGGAGCCCACGTTAATG CTGTTGGAGCTTGTCGACCAGACTGGCGAGAGCTGGATGATGGACTAATGAAGAATGCTGTCTTGTATGTGGATAGCAGAGAAGGAGCCATGAGGGAGTCAGGAGATGTCATCCTTTCGGGC GCTGAAATCTTTGCAGAACTGGGAGAAGTGGTGAAAGGAACCAAACCTGCTGTGTGTGACAGGACCACAGTTTTCAAATCATTGG GTATGGCCATTGAAGACACAGTCACCGCCAAACTGGTTTATGATTGTTGGGaagttaaaaacaaacagaaatccTAA